The genomic stretch AGCATAATCGACTATCAAAATAGCCTCCAAGCCAACATGGACAAACCCTCCATTGGTAAGACGACTAGGGGAAGTACAAGCAGACCGAGCCAACCAATTGGCCGCCTTGTTCCCGAATTGTTTCACAAAAGAGACAAAAACATTTGGTAAAGATTGCAACATAGCCTTGCAATCATCAACAATAAGTCCAAAAGGAGAATTTAAAGAAACTGAATTACAAACAGCTTGAACTAAAACAAGACAATCAGATTGTACACAAATGTGAGTGCCATGAAGTTGCCGAAGTAATACAGAATTATCAGGTTGGGCCTTGATCCAACTCAGTACCTCTTTTAAGCTAATTGCTTCAGCAATTAGAGGTTCCACAATCCCCAAGCGAAACCCAGCAGCAGCTTCCAACAATCTCCCATCATGGTCACAAACCAACCAACCAAAGCCATATTTATTTTTGGACCTAAAAGTTGAAGCATCACAATTAAACTTGACAGTACCATGTTTGGTTTAGTCCAATGCTCCTCCACACCAGCCACGCTAGCTGACGTATTCAGGTGTTACCTTCTTCATGAGCTAATTTCCATGAGTCAAGAAAAGTAACTGCATTGCTTACCACCCGAGCCACTATTGGAGTTTTTTGGTTCCACACCAGTTCATTACATGATTAAACCGAACTACTTAAATATACAGTATAGACAAGGATTATTTTCCCGATAAATGCTAAATACACTTTATATTACTCTCTTTTGTACTCTCTTAAATCAATAAATGATATGTGGATTCCACTAatgatttgaaaaatattaaaatataaaaaattgaataatattCACATATCAAGGAGAATGTCTTAACACTCCTCTTGTTTTCTTACCGTAATTACCCACCAATGGGTACCTAGTAAAATGTTTAGAGTTGGCATAATAATGACTTGCTACAATAAGTTACCATCTCGGAGCAGGTCTCCAGATTATTCTGAGAACCAAGCATAGGAGACCATTCAAAATTGGTCTTTTGGCGAAGTAACAATTGACCAGAGATCTCTCACCAGTCACTAATCACCCAAGCAACTTAATCCACTGATAAATTGAATAATCTAACTTACCACCTTATCTCCTCCATCAACATGAACTTAGACAGCAACTACCTCTTTCGTTGGGGTAGACCACATGGGCCGCAACTACCTCTTCCAACAGGGAAAACTACAAAAACCGAAAAGAGCATAGCAAGCTTTCAGAAAAGCAAGGATTTAGTCACTCATGGGTCTCGACGAGGACCATATATCCATTTAAAAAAAGTTCGTATTCTccagaaaaaaataataataataaatacacttTTTAGGACGCCAGAAATCTTTTGTGATTAATATCATATTCTTTATGTAGCGGCGGTTCAGCTAAAAAGACAAATAAAAAGTACTAACTTATATAAAAATGCCTTCAATAAATTACATCGTACTGATTTTGTTAACCTCTCAAATCACTACTATCTACTTGCATAAAAGTTTATATGATGACGATAAATCAAGACTAAAAATCAATAATTTTCCCAATCTCAAAGGAACAATGGCCAATGGAACAAGTATTTAGCTCCAATTCCACACAACAAAGTCAGAATTTCAATTATACATTAGTTTCAAAAAGGGAAGAGAATTGAAAGTAAAGAAGAAAGTAAAAAAAGACAGCTTTAACGTTATAAAGCCTGGTCAGGCTCTCCTTAAGTGTAGAAGTAACTGTGTCTTCATATGTCTGTAATGCATGCACAAAATGCAGCGCTGAACTATCAAACCTCGCAGTTGCAACGATGCCGGGCAGCACGAGTTCAGAAGTACACAAGCTAAACATTGAGATGGGAAAGTATAATAGCCCGCATTTATGCTTTTACTACTCATGATTAGCTCACAATAGAGGTCTCAATCAGCCCTTACCCTGaaagtaataataaaatataaataaataggcGCAGCAAAATCCACATTTTAACAACACATCCTAAGATAATTTAATTCAAGTAAAATCTAAAGTTCATTTGATCAGTCGGAGCAGAGCTGTTCTCCTTTCACTCTCAAttagagaaagaaaggaaaaaaaaagaacgTAAGCATGATTTCATAAAAGGCCAGGTGTAAATATTTGCACTACATTCCAAAATCCTAGAATCTGGATCACTAAGTTAATGGTGTAAGAGAGCAGATAGTATAACTTATGAGTCACAGGACAAAGCTGCTAGCGTATTGGTCATCTTCCTTGCAAACTTGTTGAAGTATTGATGTGAAAAAAGATTAAATGTATTAATTGAGTAGGCGTAGCTTCTAATATTAAGCCTCTAGTTTTAAAAAGGTTCTTATACCTTATGGGGTGGAGTTCCTGGTCGTATCGTGCTGTTCGCAAGTCCAAATTTCCCCTTCTTCTCGGAAGACTTGAGGATCTGGAATGAGCATGTCAATGAATCATCCACGCTCATCATAGCACCAGCATTGTCGAACTCACCACAGTAGTTTGGAGCTGAAAATATGGTTACCAGTTGCCGCTTCGCAAAAAATTCGTATCCATCTTCCACAACCTATTAAACAAAAACCAAGAAATCCTAgataaaaccaaagaaaaataatttaaaaaatgctCATTGTATACACTAGCATGTGATTTCTCATTGAATGGCTGAGTCCAAGAAGCCGTACAATTGCCTTAAGATTATGTGCATGCTAAACAGCAATAGCATATCAGCCTCTACTGATAGACAAGTATCTAATTACCAGAGTATGATTGGTGAAAATAATTAGGATAAGGGAGTAAATTTGTTTCAATAAATATCTTTTCGGGATTGGAAGAACAAGAAGTTGTACATCAGAATGCTGAATTACTTCATGCCAAAAGAATAGCATCCACAAGCAAAATCAATAATTACTAGTACAGTGAACAATTACAACAACACAGTCATCAGCAGCAGAGACCATACTGACGCCTAAATTAAAAAAGAGGATAATAGAAATAACCAAATAAACATATCATGCCATAATCACAAAGTTGTAAAGCCATGGTGGGAAAAAAAAAGAAGCAAATTATACCTTAGAAAACTAACCGGTTGAAAGTGTATGCATGAACAGCTATGCAATGTATTAACCTTTCAATTCTACGATGACATGCAAGAGCATACAAGCCTCAATAGATCCAAAAGATAGATAATCAAATCACCTGGTGAGCACGGCAAACGAGATCAAGGTCATGTTTCTGAAGAAATTCAGCTACCTTGTCAGCTCCAAACGTATATGAAACACCTCGGTCATTCTCCCCCCAGCCATCAATATCCTTATCTGGATCTGCCCATAAAAGATCGCACAAAAGGCCCTGATCTGGCACATCAACAGGACGAGCAATATTCCTAATCTGATCCAGGTGTTTTAGATCAGGAGATAAGCCTCCATGCATGCAAAGGATCTTTTCATCTATAAGAGCAGCAACGGGGAGACAGTTAAAGCAGTCGGTAAATGTCTTCCACACACGAACATTAAATCTCCTCTTGCACTCATCATAAAACCCATATATACGGTTGATGGAAGCACATTCATGATTGCCCCTGAGAAGGAAGAAATTCTCCCTGTATTTGATCTTGTATGCGAGAAGAAGGCATATAGTCTCTATACTCTGCTTACCACGGTCTACATAGTCTCCTAGGAACAGATAGTTTGCTTCAGGTGGGTATCCACCATACTCAAACAATCTTAACAAGTCTGAAAACTGACCATGAACATCTCCTGCAAACGCATGCATAAAGATGTCATTACCAACCAACAAATTAACATATATAATAACATAGCTCAAAATATAAGTTCTCAACAAGTTGCACATACAATTAAGAAAATTATCAACATTTTCATTCATTTCGTTTACCCTCACCTCCAAAACAATATTTAACTATTAGACAGACATGTCCTGGCCTAATGCTCCACATCTCTTTAACCTAAAGCCAGACACGGTGGTCATAAAAATACAACAGGACTGACTAAAAATGACTTTATTCAAGATATCCAAGCATTCAACCCTCGTCCCAGATTTCAACCAAGAATGACAGCCTGAACTATCACAGACTCAATTCTATTAAACAGTTGACAAGGAGGAAAATAATGGtcatataaaaaaacttaaaaaacaaACAATGTCACTTTATATACAAATACAATATTTTGTCACTAAATTTAAGTTATATAGAGGTGTTTCAGCTGTGCTGAATACAACATTAGCGGTATGAGTTTATATGCCGGAAGTGAAACAAACCCAACTACGCTTAGAAcgttgtttctttattttttttccctCCATTATCAAAACGTCTCAGTAATATCAATAAGCTTCACAAACTAGAGAAAGATAAGAAGAAAACCTCAAAACCTTtaggaatatatatttatatacacatacaTATTTAAAACCTGAAAATCTTTTTTTCCCTCTCAAAACTGAAGAGTTTTTCCCCCTCGTTCAAGATACAAGCACACAAGCAAATAGCAGAAGTGACTTAAAATTCAAAACAACACCAGCAAGAATATCAATATAGTCTTCGATATATACCACAAATTTTTATGGGAGCTTCGAGCTCGAGGAGATTAGGTTGACTGAGAAAAATCTCCTTGGACGTAGAGCAAAGCTGTCGTATTTCAGGCTCCGTAAGCTGCACCTGCTTGGTCGTCCGTCCATTTTTGGCCGACACAAGACGCTTTATAATATCCTCAAGAGCACTATCGTCCATCACAACCCTCAAAAAATACCCAATACAACCAAACCCTAAAACCCTATCTTCCTCCCGAAAACTCCAGCCAACTGGTACCAAGAACCGGTAAGGAAAGATCCGATTCCGAAATCAAACCCTCCTCTAAAAGTATAAATAAAAAGAGAGAGCAGTGTTTGGCTTCAAACAAAAACAAATCCAAAGAAAAAGAATCTGCGAGTGAGTTGATGAGACGGAGAAAGAAGAGGAGAAACGAGGTCAATGGGTTTAGGGGGTTATGGCGGCCATTTCCGGCTCGCGAAGAAGAGGGGTTAAGAAGGCTTAGGTGTTGGGGTCTGGGGTTTGTGAGAGGGAACCTCTCTCGTATAATAGAATGGAAGCCCTAATTTGAAGAATCCTATCCCCAATCTGTAAGTTGCAATTTCAGGAAGAATCGTGTGCCTCGCACGTGCGTTGGCTTTTGGTCAACTTGTTTTGGTATGGATGGATTATATGTTGTGTAAGCTTTTTTATAGCAATTATGACGATGATGGACTTTGACATTCAATTTGATACCttcaaaatatctattttttttttctctagtttttttttttctatttttaaaatttgtggATGGGAATTGGGTTGTGAATGATGTAGATGAAAAATTGTATGAGAAatggtaataatttttttaaaaaaaaatccaaacatTAGCCTAATTTATTTCatatttatctttatttttcattaaaatatgagttaaagagttttttttttgggttgtCATCATAAGCTCTAAGTTTTAAATAGGTGGATGGAAATGAGGATAACAAAAATAATTTGTTTTGTTCGGATATgatcattattataaaaaattttaaaaaaaaacttatcataAAGATagagatagaaaaaaaaaagttcacaTGTATTTCATTCTATTACATTAATTTTTcaatcaaatatttttttaatagatGTTATTATGACCTACAATTTTTGTTATTTGAACTATTTTGGTTTGTAAAAAGTATCTCAAAATAATGTAAGTATAGAAAATGACTTATACTATTTTGtttcctaaaaataaaaataaaaatataatgtaaCATGTACACGAGTCGATAATTTTGAATTTTCGTTGTTCGAGATATGATTAGAAGAAAACAATACTAAAACCTATCCGACACTAGTTTGGATTTCCTCGAAttctttattttgtattttgaatGGGTCACGTCAAGTTCGGATGAAAATCCCCAAAAATTCCATAACTTGAATCTCACAATCCAAAACAATCCCAAAGTGGCAAAATCACAAAACCAAGTGTAACTCAGAATCAAAGTTTCACTCATTGTCTTGTAAAATTACCAAGTCAAAGATCATATATAATATTCAATCTACACATTACAAACACAATAATGATAgtggaaaattttgaaaaaggtAGAGAGATACTTTGCCAATTAAGTGGAGACAAACTTGCAAGGGTAGGAAAGACTCTAACAAGGGTGGCAGTAGCTATATCAAAGAACATGAGagtatgaaagaaaaaaatatactaCTAAGGGCCAATGAGATCCCACGATTGATGGTTGTGACTGGCGAGGCTTCGAGGATGATGTAGCAACTGGTGAGGCCCCAAGGACGATGGTGGCAAAGGGGAATTGGTTGAATCTCAAATAAAGGGGCAATAAGCAAGGAACCTGGGTTGGGTTTGAGACAAATAAGCGAAAGAGTTTGAGATTAATAATTGGGGGAGTAAATAGACTGTTAAGTAGGAttgtgttattttatttatttatttatttggtaaAATAGGGTTTCAGGTTTCGAGTTCacccaaaacccataaacacatATTGATGCAATATGAAATCCATTCAAATTGAGCAGGTTTTGGATCACTATAAACGGGTATGGGCGAGTATTAGGTTGAAAGGTGTCAGGGTTGGGCGAGTTACTCAAGTTGAGCCAGATTTTAGACTCAGTGTTTAGCCCTAATGTATACTAACATATTCTAAAAATTATAGGTATGTTGATGTAATTTATAatagaaaaatgaagaaataaaGTTTTTTATTGGTATTACTTAATAAATCATTTAATTTattagtagtttttttttttaaaaagtcataaatttaaccaattttaaattttttatcatCAAGAAAAAATATGTATTATTCTTCAAATAGAAAGCAATTTATACTATTTCAATAGTGAAATAAAGAAAAGTAAAATGAAAAATTAGAAGTAATTTaaaggaaatttaaaacttaaaaaataattttaaaaatgtaatgtatttttttaagagagaaaaaaaattaaaaaacaaacttATGGCTATTTGAAATTATATTTGTTTATAGTATTACCAAGTGATTAAGTATACAATTTTTCTTAAaagtaaaaacataaaaaaattattaatcaaactcgCAATATGATATGTCAAAAGTACTAAATGCTTGATATGATTGCTTATAGAGTGTTGAATggtaaaaattgaaaaataaaaccaACACATGAAATTTTTACATGGTTTTGTTTTCCTAGTCCATAGGGCCACACTTAGAGAATAAACATGATTAGTAAGAGATctgtacgccctgatattcagcccgggtgttttatgcagctcgagtacagctggctagctaagaacaTTACTAAAGGATCTACAAGTTGACATCTCCTCTGCGAAGGCAGTACGATTCCCCAGGTGataacacgagctgaggaatacgaagcattaaggcacgagctggagatggatataaaGCACAACCTCCTGGGCGCAAGCTGACGTTAAGTTCAAGTCGTGGTACTCTGACAATCTACCATACCCAGgagtctttataaacctggatatgTTATTTATAAATGTGCGTGGTCAGACACTACATGTCtgttatccctgaattctcggacacgtaacataaacgtgcatgatcaaacatcacatgtctgattatGCCAAACGACtcatgatcaattttacctaatgattagaccataccttaatatatatatatattgtaatattcatcatttgtacAAGACAAGTCACAAATGGGATgggtattcacgtgatgacccctacacctatcctgggatggttcttctataaataacAAGACCTTTGACAGaagaaaggggggggggggggggggggggggggtgtttcCATGTAAGACAAAtattctgtcaaaatatagagagagatactgtaataatatcgactcgtggactagagggattttagcttccgaaccacgtaaaaagggaaCGAGTGTTCTAACTATTTCATTCTAAGCTTCCTTAAGAATTATTATTCGTATtgcggtttatccttaagcactagttttctccagctaattacgtaatacactgttggcgaaaaaccgcatcaacaagaTCAATGATACAC from Humulus lupulus chromosome 5, drHumLupu1.1, whole genome shotgun sequence encodes the following:
- the LOC133778508 gene encoding serine/threonine-protein phosphatase PP1: MDDSALEDIIKRLVSAKNGRTTKQVQLTEPEIRQLCSTSKEIFLSQPNLLELEAPIKICGDVHGQFSDLLRLFEYGGYPPEANYLFLGDYVDRGKQSIETICLLLAYKIKYRENFFLLRGNHECASINRIYGFYDECKRRFNVRVWKTFTDCFNCLPVAALIDEKILCMHGGLSPDLKHLDQIRNIARPVDVPDQGLLCDLLWADPDKDIDGWGENDRGVSYTFGADKVAEFLQKHDLDLVCRAHQVVEDGYEFFAKRQLVTIFSAPNYCGEFDNAGAMMSVDDSLTCSFQILKSSEKKGKFGLANSTIRPGTPPHKGKG